One genomic window of Desulfuromonas sp. AOP6 includes the following:
- a CDS encoding Wzz/FepE/Etk N-terminal domain-containing protein, translated as MQEMHNDEIDLIDILRVLWQRKVMIFAITLVVTLAAAGISLVLPKVYEVSTIIEPGIRLISDTNGETLNEMMVVLPGTIKETIRGGAYNKAIQQKLKITGREYPDVKVEIPRDTNLVKMSIQSGDPVQAVAVLEELLQHIQSDIQEKLSGEKKIIFKQIRLEEIKYKNFEGKITLLEKQSNVISSNISNKIQALEKIRQKPLAEGSSNAISMLIYSSEIQNQQMYLNGLREKLKDLQAEILASEVLIENLRLKLGMLTSTNVTKEPTVPAKPVKPKKTLIVAVAGVLGLFGSMLLAFLFEAIKRAGGLSRVSGVSGVE; from the coding sequence ATGCAAGAAATGCACAATGATGAAATCGATTTGATTGATATTCTGCGGGTTTTGTGGCAGCGCAAAGTCATGATTTTTGCAATCACCCTGGTGGTTACCCTGGCTGCTGCAGGCATCAGCCTGGTATTGCCCAAGGTCTATGAGGTGTCCACCATTATCGAGCCAGGCATCCGCCTCATTTCCGACACCAATGGGGAGACTCTCAATGAAATGATGGTCGTTTTGCCAGGCACCATAAAAGAGACAATCCGGGGAGGTGCCTACAATAAGGCAATTCAGCAAAAACTAAAGATCACCGGCAGAGAGTATCCTGATGTTAAAGTCGAAATTCCCAGGGATACAAACTTGGTTAAAATGAGTATTCAAAGTGGTGACCCGGTTCAAGCTGTGGCTGTTTTGGAAGAATTGCTCCAGCATATTCAGAGCGATATTCAAGAGAAGCTTTCTGGCGAGAAAAAGATAATATTTAAACAAATCAGGTTGGAAGAAATAAAATACAAAAATTTCGAGGGGAAAATAACTCTGCTTGAAAAGCAGTCCAACGTGATTTCGTCCAATATATCTAACAAAATACAAGCACTTGAAAAGATCAGACAAAAACCCTTGGCCGAGGGGTCATCGAATGCCATATCGATGCTCATCTATTCCAGTGAAATACAGAATCAGCAAATGTATTTAAATGGTTTGCGAGAAAAATTAAAGGATCTCCAGGCCGAGATTTTGGCATCCGAAGTTTTAATTGAAAATCTGCGCTTAAAGTTGGGAATGTTGACAAGTACGAACGTGACGAAAGAGCCAACGGTTCCTGCCAAACCAGTTAAACCTAAAAAGACATTGATTGTCGCCGTGGCTGGTGTTCTTGGACTCTTTGGCTCAATGCTGCTCGCTTTTCTTTTTGAAGCCATCAAAAGGGCAGGGGGACTGTCTCGCGTGAGTGGGGTGTCTGGCGTGGAGTGA
- the gmhB gene encoding D-glycero-beta-D-manno-heptose 1,7-bisphosphate 7-phosphatase has product MVRAVFLDRDGTINVEKDYLHRLEDFEFIPGAIEAIQRLKEAGFLLVVVTNQSGIARGYFTEDDVNRLHAHMQHELTQHGTGIDAFYLCPHHPDFGTKTGEGDCDCRKGKPGMLLQAAKDWNIDLSASIMIGDKRADLEAGRAAGCYTVLVRTGYGEIEYAQGAGVLADAITDDLLVAAHHVLGVKGEV; this is encoded by the coding sequence ATGGTAAGAGCCGTTTTTCTCGACCGTGACGGCACCATCAATGTCGAGAAGGATTATCTCCATCGCCTCGAAGATTTCGAATTTATCCCCGGCGCCATCGAGGCCATTCAGCGTTTGAAGGAGGCGGGATTTCTCCTCGTGGTGGTGACCAACCAGTCGGGTATCGCCCGTGGCTATTTCACCGAGGACGACGTCAACAGGCTCCATGCTCATATGCAACACGAACTGACCCAGCATGGCACCGGCATCGACGCCTTCTATCTTTGCCCCCATCATCCCGACTTCGGTACGAAGACAGGGGAGGGCGACTGTGATTGCCGCAAGGGAAAACCGGGAATGCTGCTGCAGGCAGCGAAGGACTGGAATATCGATCTGTCCGCCTCCATCATGATCGGCGACAAGCGCGCCGATCTCGAAGCAGGCCGGGCCGCAGGTTGCTATACTGTTTTGGTGCGCACGGGGTATGGAGAGATAGAATATGCTCAGGGCGCCGGCGTATTGGCTGACGCCATAACCGATGATCTGCTGGTTGCCGCTCATCATGTTTTGGGTGTTAAAGGTGAGGTGTAG